In Halanaerobiales bacterium, a genomic segment contains:
- a CDS encoding CPBP family intramembrane glutamic endopeptidase: MDRQIKIKNNIIFYTLLAYGFTWILWISAISLGYKDLSFIEIINFEFEDLKEVLAFLLFRLGVYGPLAAAIITIYYKKLNIKEFWQRITNWKIEIKWYLYVLLLPIFINIIVVLIGMLIGIPLNNFFNSNIPFNLVIVYFIYELLTSGLEEPGWRGFVLPALEKIYDAEKASWILGIIWAVWHYPYVIFLYSGIGIIPTIFSLAGFTMSIIAQTFIITWFYNNTKSVLVTILLHTWLNTSTTFILGNITIINPAMGIIPGLVSWGIVFVLLKNIKRR, encoded by the coding sequence ATGGATAGACAAATAAAAATAAAAAACAATATTATTTTTTATACTTTATTAGCTTATGGATTTACCTGGATCTTATGGATAAGTGCTATTTCGTTAGGATATAAAGATTTATCTTTTATTGAAATAATTAATTTTGAATTTGAAGATCTTAAAGAAGTATTGGCATTTTTATTATTTAGATTGGGAGTTTATGGGCCACTTGCAGCAGCAATTATTACAATATATTATAAAAAATTAAATATAAAAGAATTCTGGCAAAGAATAACTAATTGGAAAATTGAAATAAAATGGTATTTATATGTATTATTATTACCCATTTTTATTAATATAATTGTAGTACTAATTGGAATGTTAATTGGTATTCCTTTAAATAATTTTTTTAATAGCAATATTCCTTTTAATTTAGTGATAGTATATTTTATTTATGAATTATTAACCAGTGGTCTTGAAGAACCTGGTTGGAGAGGTTTTGTTCTTCCAGCACTTGAAAAAATTTATGATGCTGAAAAAGCTAGCTGGATTTTAGGTATTATTTGGGCAGTATGGCACTATCCTTATGTAATATTTTTATATTCTGGTATTGGAATAATTCCTACTATTTTTTCATTGGCTGGGTTTACAATGTCAATTATTGCACAAACTTTTATAATAACCTGGTTTTATAATAATACAAAAAGTGTTCTTGTAACAATCTTGCTCCATACCTGGTTAAATACGTCAACAACTTTTATTTTAGGAAATATTACTATAATTAATCCGGCTATGGGTATAATTCCGGGGCTGGTAAGTTGGGGAATAGTTTTTGTATTATTAAAAAATATTAAGAGAAGGTGA